From the genome of Nasonia vitripennis strain AsymCx chromosome 1, Nvit_psr_1.1, whole genome shotgun sequence, one region includes:
- the LOC100117208 gene encoding epithelial discoidin domain-containing receptor 1 translates to MEQVVLLIGAVLIASALCAEQQSNNVFGHCILPLGMEEGKIPDHAITASSSYEMKSVGPQNARIRQEKNGGAWCPKAQISSDIREYLEVDLTKDHLITWTETQGRFGNGEGQEYAEAFFLEYWRDLKWHPYKNLRGDRVLRGNSNTYLVERQKLELPFVASRVRFVPYSQHPRTVCMRVEIYGCAWEQRIASYTIPAGEIHGPNNSNLDDSSYDGSEVNGTLSNGLGQLTDNVLGDEQEFLSSSSGNNWVGWGNREIVELVFEFKEVREFDNCSIHVAHVPRREIEVFSLIQVWFSYDGKNYQTSTEKIDISNDFKPNAAVVEIPLQLKTGRFVKLEIKPRSKWLLISEVTFGSVPGLRNLTNDAMPEQSVVFERNETDVPEPTRPKSELNETVYEPNPNLTPDAFPIGNSQTYIGLVSGVLTVLALLLTCTVFLMKQRGRNKVALLQKHTALLCGPTAPGITINMKDIKLSTPIVVNGLSQSRLSIKSKGFASALAGNAAADDNMGTLRSSIRSDNGSEYEQCSAYERTYKLFSEENLAYEPAPTHKTERFSTCSGVTDFTSEHSYQEDKSSERIAPTAFPVKRHGHNNSKANHKVHEGYYAATDILTIKRREQQSSSSLFTPLQIQESVQLSNTSSIYNIQQISRHRLRILDKFGEGSFGLVYLCEAKGIQSPDIGTIRNRQIVIVRSLWRGVTDSLKKDFMKDMHLLAAIRDLNVARIIALVEEEPMGAVFEYGELGDLPTFMKSGSENGNDDLTMSYGCLLNFVTQIASGMKYLENLKIPHCDLAARNCFVNKNLIIKVSDHALYCGKYDHEYYVNGYYAKIPLRWMAWEAVLMGKCSSQSDVWSYAVTVWEIFSSCSELPYAELTSEQVLENCSRWYQSTPNNNQQQLPRVLPQPSLCPRELYHMMSKCWSRRAEDRPNFEEIYLFLKRLTFD, encoded by the exons ATGGAACAGGTAGTTTTGCTGATAGGAGCCGTCCTGATAGCGTCGGCTCTCTGCGCCGAGCAACAGTCCAATAATGTTTTTG GCCATTGTATACTTCCGCTCGGCATGGAGGAGGGAAAAATTCCGGACCACGCCATCACGGCTTCCTCCAGCTACGAGATGAAGTCCGTCGGGCCGCAGAATGCAAG AATACGTCAGGAGAAGAACGGCGGCGCCTGGTGCCCGAAGGCGCAGATAAGCAGCGACATCCGCGAGTACCTCGAGGTCGACCTAACGAAGGATCATCTAATTACGTGGACGGAGACGCAGGGCCGCTTCGGGAACGGCGAGGGCCAGGAGTACGCGGAGGCCTTTTTCCTCGAGTACTGGCGCGACCTCAAGTGGCATCCCTACAAGAATCTCAGGGGCGACCGG GTGCTGCGGGGCAACAGCAACACGTACCTGGTCGAGAGACAAAAGCTCGAGCTGCCTTTCGTCGCGAGCAGGGTGCGCTTTGTTCCTTACAGCCAGCATCCGCGCACCGTCTGCATGAGGGTCGAAATTTACGGCTGCGCCTGGGAGC AGAGGATAGCGAGCTACACGATACCGGCGGGAGAGATCCACGGCCCCAACAACAGCAACCTCGATGACTCGTCTTACGATGGCAGCGAGGTTAACGGCACCCTCAGCAACGGTCTTGGCCAACTGACCGACAACGTCCTCGGCGACGAGCAGGAGTTCCTCTCTTCGTCGAGCGGCAACAACTGGGTCGGCTGGGGCAACCGCGAGATCGTCGAGCTCGTCTTCGAGTTCAAGGAGGTCCGGGAGTTCGACAACTGCAGCATCCACGTGGCGCACGTGCCCAGGCGCGAGATCGAG GTGTTCTCGCTGATTCAGGTGTGGTTCTCCTACGACGGCAAGAACTATCAGACGTCGACGGAGAAAATCGATATCTCCAACGACTTCAAGCCGAACGCGGCTGTGGTCGAGATCCCGCTCCAATTAAAAACCGGCCGGTTCGTTAAGCTGGAGATCAAGCCGAGGTCCAAGTGGCTGCTCATCAGCGAGGTGACTTTCGGATCGG TCCCCGGATTGAGGAACCTCACGAACGATGCGATGCCGGAGCAGAGCGTTGTGTTCGAGCGCAACGAGACGGACGTGCCGGAGCCGACGCGCCCGAAGAGCGAGCTGAACGAGACCGTTTACGAGCCCAACCCGAACCTAACACCCGACGCCTTCCCCATCGGCAACTCGCAGACGTACATAGGCCTG GTGAGCGGAGTGCTGACGGTGCTGGCCCTGCTGCTCACCTGCACGGTCTTCCTGATGAAGCAGCGCGGCCGCAACAAGGTCGCCCTGCTGCAAAAGCATACGGCTCTGCTATGCGGTCCAACCGCGCCGGGGATCACCATCAACATGAAGGACATCAAGCTCTCGACGCCGATCGTCGTGAACGGTTTATCCCAGTCGAGGCTCTCCATCAAGAGCAAAGGTTTCGCATCGGCTCTCGCTGGtaacgccgccgccgacgataACATGGGCACCTTACGCAGCAGCATCCGCAGCGACAACGGCAGCGAGTACGAACAGTGCAGCGCTTACGAGCGCACCTACAAGCTTTTCTCCGAGGAGAATCTCGCCTACGAGCCCGCGCCCACCCACAAGACCGAGAGGTTCTCCACCTGCAGTG GTGTCACGGACTTTACGAGCGAGCACAGCTACCAGGAGGACAAATCGAGCGAGAGGATAGCGCCGACGGCTTTTCCCGTTAAACGACACGGACATAACAACTCCAAAGCAAATCACAAGGTCCACGAGGGTTACTACGCAGCCACGGATATTCTGACG ATCAAACGAAGAGAGCAGCAGAGCTCGTCGAGTCTGTTCACGCCCCTTCAGATCCAGGAGAGCGTCCAGCTGTCGAACACCTCGAGCATCTACAACATCCAGCAGATATCGAGGCACCGGCTGAGGATTCTGGACAAGTTCGGCGAGGGAAGCTTCGGCCTCGTCTACCTCTGCGAGGCCAAGGGCATACAGAGCCCCGATATCGGCACGATACGCAACAGACAAATCGTCATCGTGCGATCGCTCTGGAGAGGCGTCACCGATTCCCTCAA GAAGGACTTCATGAAGGACATGCATTTACTGGCTGCGATTCGAGATCTCAACGTCGCGAGGATAATCGCTCTGGTCGAGGAGGAACCGATGGGTGCTGTTTTCGAGTACGGCGAACTTGGCGACCTTCCGACCTTCATGAAGAGCGGAAGCGAAAACGGAAACGACGACCTGACCATGAG TTACGGCTGCCTCCTCAATTTCGTCACCCAAATTGCTTCCGGGATGAAGTACTTGGAGAACTTGAAAATCCCACACTGCGATCTGGCTGCCAG AAACTGCTTCGTCAATAAGAACCTGATCATCAAAGTTTCGGATCACGCTCTCTACTGTGGCAAGTACGATCACGAATACTACGTCAATGGATACTACGCTAAAATACCTCTTCGGTGGATGGCCTGGGAAGCCGTCCTGATG GGCAAGTGCAGCAGTCAGTCGGACGTCTGGTCGTACGCGGTGACAGTCTGGGAGATATTCAGCAGCTGCAGCGAGCTGCCCTACGCGGAGCTCACCTCCGAGCAGGTGCTGGAGAACTGCAGTCGCTGGTACCAGAGCACGCCGAACAACAACCAGCAGCAGTTGCCCCGTGTCCTGCCCCAGCCGAGTCTCTGCCCACGCGAGCTCTACCACATGATGAGCAAGTGCTGGAGCAGGCGAGCCGAGGACAGACCCAACTTCGAAGAGATCTACCTCTTCCTCAAGAGACTCACTTTCGACTGA